From a region of the Roseivirga sp. 4D4 genome:
- a CDS encoding M56 family metallopeptidase — MGKHPTIELLERLNDALIYALESATCLAILYLAYYFLLRKEKSFQYNRFYLLAAILFSVSFPLLEIDYNPANTPAVLNSIHQVGNEVGSEPIIEADRAYSYTITAQSERPFLLWWEALLVLYVSGVVIGLSKLLLQIRSFKEIIWFKRHRTRYKVKGDYFLVKTDGSMPTFSFFKYLFWDNTVSLTQEEKQQVMDHEMVHIKEKHSYDIMLIELLKVFFWFNPFMYLYKLLLEESHEYLADRKVALERGKEVYSRLLVKTVFRKMGLEYGSYFGKNQTVKRVQMLAKTKKVNFLRLLIPLPLIALLFFIFSFEAALPDGLTINGYQIENNTFGASDIAPAPVKGAKNWEEFIEENIAYPGEVIANQLNGEVEVKFTVNKEGLLENLRFSQRLGAEYERQVINALARAGKWTPGIKDGEVQETNIVLPIELKRS; from the coding sequence ATGGGGAAGCATCCAACCATAGAACTATTAGAAAGGCTTAATGACGCGCTCATTTATGCCCTTGAATCAGCTACTTGCTTGGCTATACTGTATCTGGCATATTACTTTCTACTCAGGAAAGAAAAGAGCTTTCAATACAATAGATTCTATTTGTTGGCAGCAATATTATTCTCGGTTTCTTTCCCATTACTGGAGATCGATTACAATCCTGCAAATACTCCTGCCGTACTCAATTCTATACACCAGGTGGGTAATGAAGTAGGGAGTGAACCAATAATTGAAGCAGACAGAGCCTACTCTTATACCATAACAGCGCAATCGGAACGCCCATTCCTGCTCTGGTGGGAAGCACTATTAGTGCTATATGTGAGTGGAGTGGTCATTGGCTTATCCAAATTGCTACTGCAGATCAGGTCGTTTAAGGAAATCATTTGGTTTAAGAGACATAGAACACGGTATAAAGTAAAAGGAGACTACTTTCTCGTAAAAACGGATGGCTCCATGCCTACTTTTTCATTCTTCAAGTATTTGTTTTGGGACAATACAGTTTCTCTTACGCAAGAGGAGAAGCAACAGGTTATGGATCACGAAATGGTCCATATTAAAGAGAAGCACTCTTACGATATCATGCTCATAGAGTTGTTAAAAGTGTTTTTCTGGTTCAACCCATTCATGTACCTATACAAGCTATTGCTGGAAGAAAGCCATGAGTATCTAGCCGATAGAAAAGTCGCCCTAGAAAGAGGCAAAGAAGTGTACAGCAGACTATTGGTAAAGACGGTGTTCCGTAAAATGGGCTTAGAATATGGAAGTTACTTTGGCAAAAATCAAACAGTCAAAAGAGTTCAAATGTTGGCTAAAACCAAGAAGGTAAACTTCTTGAGATTGCTAATTCCTCTTCCTTTGATCGCATTATTGTTCTTCATTTTCTCTTTCGAAGCTGCCTTGCCTGATGGTTTGACTATCAATGGTTACCAGATTGAAAACAACACCTTTGGGGCATCTGATATTGCTCCAGCACCAGTCAAAGGGGCTAAAAACTGGGAAGAGTTTATCGAAGAAAATATCGCATACCCTGGTGAGGTGATTGCGAATCAATTGAACGGTGAAGTCGAAGTAAAATTCACTGTAAACAAAGAAGGTCTTCTAGAGAACCTTCGCTTTTCTCAGAGACTTGGAGCGGAATACGAGAGACAAGTTATAAATGCACTTGCAAGAGCAGGTAAATGGACACCAGGTATTAAAGATGGCGAGGTTCAAGAGACGAACATTGTCCTTCCTATTGAATTAAAAAGATCTTAA